A section of the Malus sylvestris chromosome 17, drMalSylv7.2, whole genome shotgun sequence genome encodes:
- the LOC126610609 gene encoding WAT1-related protein At5g40240-like isoform X1: MVWQSRIWGAVPFTAMVIVECAEVGVSTLSKVAMSKGMSKFVFIVYYNALGTLLLLPFFIFQRNRRAPLTFRLICQFFLLGLIGSAGKILFFAGVKNSSALLASAMANLTPIFTFLLALIFRMEKLDLRKATSYAKSLGAIISVGGALVVTLYNGPALLNSSSSSGSSHSTHRSFVSQSSTWIFGGLLLAIQCLVASGWNIAQAATVKDYPEEMTIVFFYTMFLTIQCTVISLIVERNNLNAWKLELPIEIITIVYAAICVSVFRISVHVWCLHKKGPVYVAMFSPLGIAIAAVLVVVFLGDTFYLGSLIGSIVISVGFYTVIYAKMKEKAMADDEGVQLSKPADDEGAQLSKPADDVGVQLSKPSSQIQMTPQLPSSISNEV; this comes from the exons ATGGTGTGGCAAAGTCGCATATGGGGCGCCGTGCCCTTCACTGCCATGGTAATCGTTGAGTGTGCAGAAGTTGGCGTGTCGACGTTGAGCAAAGTAGCCATGTCAAAAGGGATGAGCAAATTTGTCTTCATTGTCTACTACAATGCTCTTGGTACCCTCTTGCTCCTCCCCTTCTTCATCTTCCAAAG AAACAGGCGAGCTCCTTTGACTTTCAGGCTCATCTGCCAATTCTTTCTCCTCGGCCTAATAGG GAGCGCAGGGAAAATACTGTTTTTTGCTGGTGTCAAAAACAGTTCGGCTCTTCTTGCGTCAGCAATGGCAAATCTCACCCCAATTTTCACTTTCTTGCTAGCCTTAATTTTCAG GATGGAAAAGCTAGACTTGAGAAAAGCAACGAGTTATGCCAAATCCTTGGGCGCCATTATATCAGTGGGAGGGGCATTGGTAGTGACCCTTTACAACGGACCTGCCCTATTGAACTCTTCCTCGTCTTCCGGCTCGAGTCACTCGACTCATAGATCTTTCGTCTCACAGTCATCAACCTGGATCTTTGGAGGTCTGCTACTCGCAATCCAATGCCTCGTAGCTTCGGGATGGAACATCGCTCAG GCAGCCACCGTGAAGGATTACCCGGAAGAAATGACCATAGTCTTCTTCTACACCATGTTTCTTACAATTCAATGCACAGTTATCTCTCTAATTGTGGAAAGGAATAATCTGAATGCATGGAAACTGGAGCTTCCCATTGAGATAATCACCATTGTGTACGCG GCAATCTGTGTGAGTGTGTTTCGCATCAGTGTTCATGTCTGGTGCTTGCACAAGAAGGGGCCTGTTTATGTAGCCATGTTTTCACCCTTAGGAATCGCCATTGCGGCAGTCCTGGTGGTTGTTTTCCTTGGCGACACCTTTTATCTCGGCAG CTTGATTGGATCCATTGTGATCTCGGTGGGATTTTATACCGTGATATACGcaaaaatgaaggagaaagcGATGGCGGATGATGAGGGagttcaactatcaaaaccggCGGATGATGAGGGagctcaactatcaaaaccggCGGATGATGTGGGagttcaactatcaaaaccgtCTTCCCAAATCCAAATGACTCCTCAGTTGCCAAGCAGTATCAGCAATGAAGTATGA
- the LOC126610609 gene encoding WAT1-related protein At5g40210-like isoform X2, whose protein sequence is MVWQSRIWGAVPFTAMVIVECAEVGVSTLSKVAMSKGMSKFVFIVYYNALGTLLLLPFFIFQRRAPLTFRLICQFFLLGLIGSAGKILFFAGVKNSSALLASAMANLTPIFTFLLALIFRMEKLDLRKATSYAKSLGAIISVGGALVVTLYNGPALLNSSSSSGSSHSTHRSFVSQSSTWIFGGLLLAIQCLVASGWNIAQAATVKDYPEEMTIVFFYTMFLTIQCTVISLIVERNNLNAWKLELPIEIITIVYAAICVSVFRISVHVWCLHKKGPVYVAMFSPLGIAIAAVLVVVFLGDTFYLGSLIGSIVISVGFYTVIYAKMKEKAMADDEGVQLSKPADDEGAQLSKPADDVGVQLSKPSSQIQMTPQLPSSISNEV, encoded by the exons ATGGTGTGGCAAAGTCGCATATGGGGCGCCGTGCCCTTCACTGCCATGGTAATCGTTGAGTGTGCAGAAGTTGGCGTGTCGACGTTGAGCAAAGTAGCCATGTCAAAAGGGATGAGCAAATTTGTCTTCATTGTCTACTACAATGCTCTTGGTACCCTCTTGCTCCTCCCCTTCTTCATCTTCCAAAG GCGAGCTCCTTTGACTTTCAGGCTCATCTGCCAATTCTTTCTCCTCGGCCTAATAGG GAGCGCAGGGAAAATACTGTTTTTTGCTGGTGTCAAAAACAGTTCGGCTCTTCTTGCGTCAGCAATGGCAAATCTCACCCCAATTTTCACTTTCTTGCTAGCCTTAATTTTCAG GATGGAAAAGCTAGACTTGAGAAAAGCAACGAGTTATGCCAAATCCTTGGGCGCCATTATATCAGTGGGAGGGGCATTGGTAGTGACCCTTTACAACGGACCTGCCCTATTGAACTCTTCCTCGTCTTCCGGCTCGAGTCACTCGACTCATAGATCTTTCGTCTCACAGTCATCAACCTGGATCTTTGGAGGTCTGCTACTCGCAATCCAATGCCTCGTAGCTTCGGGATGGAACATCGCTCAG GCAGCCACCGTGAAGGATTACCCGGAAGAAATGACCATAGTCTTCTTCTACACCATGTTTCTTACAATTCAATGCACAGTTATCTCTCTAATTGTGGAAAGGAATAATCTGAATGCATGGAAACTGGAGCTTCCCATTGAGATAATCACCATTGTGTACGCG GCAATCTGTGTGAGTGTGTTTCGCATCAGTGTTCATGTCTGGTGCTTGCACAAGAAGGGGCCTGTTTATGTAGCCATGTTTTCACCCTTAGGAATCGCCATTGCGGCAGTCCTGGTGGTTGTTTTCCTTGGCGACACCTTTTATCTCGGCAG CTTGATTGGATCCATTGTGATCTCGGTGGGATTTTATACCGTGATATACGcaaaaatgaaggagaaagcGATGGCGGATGATGAGGGagttcaactatcaaaaccggCGGATGATGAGGGagctcaactatcaaaaccggCGGATGATGTGGGagttcaactatcaaaaccgtCTTCCCAAATCCAAATGACTCCTCAGTTGCCAAGCAGTATCAGCAATGAAGTATGA
- the LOC126610611 gene encoding WAT1-related protein At5g40240-like, with translation MVWQRRIWGAVPFTAMVIVECAEVGVSTISKVAMSKGMSHFVFIVYYNALGTLLLLPFFIFRRKKRAPLTFRLICQFFLLGLIGSSGKILFFAGVKNSSALLASAMANLTPIFTFLLALIFRMEKLDLRKATSYAKSLGAIISVGGALIVTLYDGPALLNSSSSSGSSHSTHGSFVSRSSTWIFGGLLLAIQCLVASGWNIAQAATVKDYPEEMTIVFFYTMFLTIQCTVISLIVERNNMSAWKLELPIEIIAVVYAAICVSVFRISVHVWCLHKKGPVYVAMFKPLGIAIAALLVVVFLGETFYLGSLIGSIVISVGFYTVIYAKMKEKAMADNEAVQPLKPSDQIQMAPLLPSSISNEV, from the exons ATGGTGTGGCAGCGTCGCATATGGGGCGCCGTGCCCTTCACTGCCATGGTAATCGTTGAGTGTGCAGAAGTTGGCGTGTCGACGATAAGCAAAGTAGCCATGTCGAAAGGGATGAGCCACTTTGTCTTCATTGTCTACTACAATGCTCTTGGTACCCTCTTGCTCCTCCCCTTCTTCATCTTCCGAAG AAAGAAGCGAGCTCCTTTGACTTTCAGGCTCATCTGCCAATTCTTTCTCCTCGGCCTAATAGG GAGCTCAGGGAAAATACTGTTTTTTGCCGGTGTCAAAAACAGTTCGGCTCTTCTTGCGTCAGCAATGGCGAATCTCACCCCAATCTTCACTTTCTTGCTTGCCCTAATTTTCAG GATGGAAAAGCTAGACTTGAGAAAAGCAACGAGTTATGCCAAATCCTTGGGCGCCATTATATCAGTGGGAGGGGCATTGATAGTGACCCTTTACGACGGCCCTGCCCTATTGAACTCTTCCTCGTCTTCCGGCTCGAGTCACTCGACTCATGGATCTTTCGTCTCACGGTCATCAACCTGGATCTTTGGAGGTCTGCTACTCGCAATCCAATGCCTCGTAGCTTCGGGATGGAACATCGCTCAG GCAGCCACTGTGAAGGATTACCCGGAAGAAATGACCATAGTCTTCTTCTACACCATGTTTCTTACAATTCAATGCACAGTTATCTCTCTAATTGTGGAGAGGAATAATATGAGTGCATGGAAACTGGAGCTTCCCATTGAGATAATCGCCGTTGTGTACGCG GCAATCTGTGTGAGTGTGTTTCGCATCAGTGTTCATGTCTGGTGCTTGCACAAGAAGGGGCCTGTTTATGTAGCCATGTTTAAGCCCTTAGGAATCGCCATTGCGGCACTCCTGGTGGTTGTTTTCCTTGGCGAAACCTTTTATCTCGGCAG TTTGATTGGTTCTATTGTGATCTCGGTGGGATTTTATACCGTGATATACGcaaaaatgaaggagaaagcGATGGCGGATAATGAGGCAGTTCAACCATTAAAACCGTCTGATCAAATCCAAATGGCTCCTCTGTTGCCAAGCAGTATCAGTAACGAAGTATGA